TAAAATATTAAAGGAATTGCAAGAATGAATAAGATTATAAAATTTGTAATTATTGATTTATTAAAGAATAAGATTGTTTTAGTTTATACAATTATACTAGCAGCATTCTCTTGGAGTGCCTTTAGTTTAGAGGATAATAGTTCAAAAGGTATTTTAACTTTATTAAATATCATATTACTAATTGTCCCTCTTGTATCAATTTTATTTTCTACAATTTATATTTATAATAGTTCTGAGTTTATAGAACTTTTGTTATCTCAACCGATTCAAAGAAAAAAAATATGGTTGAGTCTCTTTCTTGGACTTTCAATCAGCTTGCTATTTGCATTTTTAGTTGGAACTGGAATTCCAATACTGTTGTTTGCGGATCAAGTTGTAGGTTTTATGATGATTGTTGTAGGATGTATCATAACATTAATTTTTATTTCAATTGCATTTTTAGGATCAATATTAAGTCGTGATAAAGCTAAAGGAATTGGCATTTCAATACTTCTTTGGTTATACTTTGCATTGTTGTTCGATGGATTGGTACTTTTTTTACTATTTCAATTTTCAGATTATCCAATCGAAAAATTAATGATTGGAGTTATAACAACTAGTCCTATTGATTTGGCTAGGATATTGATTCTGTTGAATCTAGATGTATCAGCAATGATGGGTTATACAGGAGCTATTTTCAAAGATTTTTTTGGTACTACAATTGGATTAATTGTCTCATTTAGTTTGTTAATATTATGGATAATTATTCCTTTTCTAATTTCTTTAAAAATATTTAAGAAAAAAGATCTATAAATTTTCAAACAATAATTTAAGTGTTAAAAAGTTAAATTATTAATTAATAGATTATCACAATTTTCATATAAAGAACTTATTATTAAACCAAAACAGATTAAATTTCTTTGATTCTTTGATCTAATTTATACAACAATTTTATATGAAAATATGTTGATTAAATATTTTTTTGATGAAACTATTTATTATTTTTTATCGAATTAATTCACTTTTATGAAAATTAAGTTTGTCCATTAATTTAAAGTTAAAAATTTATTATGAAACATGACGTTACAAATAGGAAAGACATTGAAAATCTAGTTAATACATTTTATGAGAAAGTAAAATTAGATACACATATTGGTTATTTTTTTTTAGATATAGTAAATGTAAATTGGGAAAAGCATCTTCCAATTATGTATGATTTTTGGGAAAATGTATTATTTTACTCTGGTAATTATTCTGGAAATCCAATGGATGTTCACATTAAATTAAATGAAATAGCTCCAATTAAAATTGAACATTTTCAAAGATGGTTAGAGATATTTAATGAAACTGTAGATGAGTTGTTTGAAGGTGAAACCTCATTTAGATTAAAGCAAAGAGCTTCGAGTATTGCAACCGTTATGCAAATTAAAATCCTAAATTAATAATGTATTTTCATGTAGTTTTGATTCTTCATATAATAGGTGCTAGCATTTGGGCGGGAGGACATATAATTTTATTATTAGTATTCTTACCAAAAGCTCTAAAGGAAAAAAATTTTAAAATAATTGAAACATTTGAGATAAGGTTTGAAAAAATTGGTATCCCATCTCTGATTAGTCAAATAGTTACTGGAGTGATTCTGGCATATCATTACAATGTGAATTTCTTAACATGGTTTTCATTTTCAACTCCAATTGAAAAAGTAGTCTCAATAAAATTATTATTACTCATTCTTACTTTAATTTTAGCAATTCATGCTAAGTTTTTTATAATTCCGAAATTAAATAATAGTAATCTATTTAATCTTGGAATTCATATTACATTGATAACTCTAACAGCTGTTTCAATGTTAATAATTGGAACATTTATAAGATTTGGTGGCTTATAAATTTTAATAGAAATATCTTTATAATAGTCAATAAAAAAAGAGCTAATTAATTTTAAATTAGCTCTTTAATTTTATTGATAACAATTATTTAACTTATTATTTAGTTGGAGGTAAAAGTACTTCATTTATTACATGTATAATCCCATTTGAAGTAGGAATTGAAGCAATTATCTCAGCTTTACCATTAATAATTATTTTATCTCCATTTTTAGTAATTTTAATTTTTTGACCACTAACTTCTTCAAACTCTTGCCCATCATTCATATATTCTGTTTTTAAAGTACCTACATAAGTATGATATTCTAATATATTTTTTAAATCTGCTAATTTTTCAGGTTTTAATAAACCATCAACTGTTCCAGTTGGAAGTTTATCAAAAGCAGCATTTGTAGGAGCAAAAACTGTGAATGGACCAGCATTGCTTAAAGCATCAACCAAACCAGCTGCTTTAACTGCAGCCACTAAAGTGGTATGATCTTTACTTCCAATGGCTACCTGAACAATATTTGGTTTAGATGTAGAATCTTGCACTCCAGACTGCCCAGGAGTAGCCTCAGAAGTTGTTTCTGCACTTGAAACTTCTGGCTTTGGCTCACTTTCTGAACCACAAGAAACAATTGATAATGCTCCAATTGAAACTAAAAAGAAAAGTATTTTTTTCATTGTTTTTAAATAATTAATTTATTAAAAATATCAAAGAAAAATTTTAAAGATTATGATTTCAATCATATTAGACTATTATTTTAGTTTTAATTATTTGTGAGAGATTAATCATTAATAAACCAATAAGCATTACTAAAGCAATTATTATTAAATACACATTCATCCCTGGTATTACAACATAAGTTAATGAACCAAACCCTTGAATTGATAAAATTAATTCGTTAAAAATTATTCCAATAATAAAAGTTGCAATTCCACGAATAGTATATTTGTTTATAGTAATAAGGTTATTGATAAATATATATGTAATTAGGAAAGTAGAAACAAATGCTAATAAAACTAAATGTAAATAAGCAATAACTATTGGTCTGAAGCCAAATGCAAATTGGCTAATTGATGGTATTACGGAAACTAATTGTAATGTTAACTTTATTGATAATGCAGAACCAATAACAACAAATAGAAATTTTTTTAATTTAGAAACTTCCAAATGTTGTAAAAATTTAAGGTTTTTTAATAACAAAATTAATTTAATCCAACCTAAAAACTGAGCAATTGAAGAAGCAACAACTATAAGATACAACCAATATGGTAAATCTAACCAAAGAACAGAAAGTCCAAAAGCAGGAATGCAACTATAAAAAAACAATCTAAAAACATTTTTATCTTGATTCATATTTGGAAACAAATTATGAAGATATCCTAAAAATAAACCCAAACAACCAAAAAAGAACCAGCCATTATATTGAAAATGCAAATACCAATAAATTGATGATAAATACATATGTTGAGGCAAATTTTTTGTTGCCATCATATACGTTAATGAAGCAGTTCCAAAATTTGAAATTAGGTTAAAGATAATTGCAGCTTTTAACCAAT
Above is a window of Chlorobiota bacterium DNA encoding:
- a CDS encoding copper resistance protein CopD translates to MYFHVVLILHIIGASIWAGGHIILLLVFLPKALKEKNFKIIETFEIRFEKIGIPSLISQIVTGVILAYHYNVNFLTWFSFSTPIEKVVSIKLLLLILTLILAIHAKFFIIPKLNNSNLFNLGIHITLITLTAVSMLIIGTFIRFGGL
- a CDS encoding group III truncated hemoglobin — translated: MKHDVTNRKDIENLVNTFYEKVKLDTHIGYFFLDIVNVNWEKHLPIMYDFWENVLFYSGNYSGNPMDVHIKLNEIAPIKIEHFQRWLEIFNETVDELFEGETSFRLKQRASSIATVMQIKILN
- a CDS encoding ABC transporter permease subunit; the protein is MNKIIKFVIIDLLKNKIVLVYTIILAAFSWSAFSLEDNSSKGILTLLNIILLIVPLVSILFSTIYIYNSSEFIELLLSQPIQRKKIWLSLFLGLSISLLFAFLVGTGIPILLFADQVVGFMMIVVGCIITLIFISIAFLGSILSRDKAKGIGISILLWLYFALLFDGLVLFLLFQFSDYPIEKLMIGVITTSPIDLARILILLNLDVSAMMGYTGAIFKDFFGTTIGLIVSFSLLILWIIIPFLISLKIFKKKDL
- a CDS encoding fasciclin domain-containing protein; its protein translation is MKKILFFLVSIGALSIVSCGSESEPKPEVSSAETTSEATPGQSGVQDSTSKPNIVQVAIGSKDHTTLVAAVKAAGLVDALSNAGPFTVFAPTNAAFDKLPTGTVDGLLKPEKLADLKNILEYHTYVGTLKTEYMNDGQEFEEVSGQKIKITKNGDKIIINGKAEIIASIPTSNGIIHVINEVLLPPTK